cccgatgtggggctcgatcccacaacgccgggatcatgccctgagccgaaggcagacgcttaaccgctgtgccacccaggagaaccccccttaatatctcctgtattgctggtttcatggttacaaaattgttcagtgactggcgattctggaaggtccttatctctccatcaattctgaatgacagccttgctggataaaggattcttggctgcatgtttttctttgaaagagctttaaaaatgccccccccaactctcATTCtgggtctgtgtagacaggtctgatgtaatcctaatatttttgcccttgtacgtgagaaatttctatgccctggccactttcaatacagtattcttggatctaatacTTGCagattgcactatgacgtgatgtggcataggtttgtcatggttgaatttgggaggggtcctctctgcctcttggacacaaatgcttgtttcctttgctagattagggaagttttcagctacaatttgttcaagtatctcttctagacctctctctccaccccctcagggatgccaatgattctgacattggaacgtttcattgagtcagtaatatcccgtaacctacattcttgagattggatttttttgagctgagtttctcttttagctttttcttctaccatcccatcctccagttcactaattcgttcttctgtctcatttaccctggccatcagagcatccatttttgactgcatttcattcatagcatttttaatttctaccagattcgctctcatttcagcccttagggattctatattctcattaacatttttgttaatatttttttttcaattctacacctcatcttgaccattgttactctgaactccacttctgataatttggttatatccatatccatcagttctgtggcagaggccacggacttattatctttttttgctgggggggatttctccttctgtcactctgatgaggagaggttgcggggttgtccagagcccaaattattgaccaggacccaggcagtgtgcacttgttttacagagaccttagggatgtgggcttcttgattttttagcctgcattctgggggaggagcctgctgcGTTGATACTCAGGTGACCATGTTTGCTTAGAGTTTCCCTGTCCCCTGAGGGGGGGATGGGgtttggcacaatgtgagctggtatttctgggcttttgttctctggtggctttccctggtgtttttctgaggctcttctgagagtcagaacagaagtggccaaatcctagcctctgtctcagagcagagagattgcattccactctccactgagctctcctgtcctcttttactctgtttctgttggtgctgctaaaaaccctgcagcatgcCAGATTATGCACCCCACAcctggagtcccagccctcacttctagggctggcaagtctctgtcctttgtgtttctaactctGCCAGCTGTCGGATGCCCCCAGGCACGCTCCTAATCTCCCTGTTTCTGTGTGGTTTAGGGGCGTTCCAGAgggctggttttcagtctggttgcaggTGTGTTTCCAGGCTCATAGTCTCAGTCTGCCCTCTCTCTCGGGTGGTGGTCCGAGaatccagcccactccccagtgcaggtggctacagcttcctggtgcccgagcatggcagctccctcccccctccatctgtcttcccatatctgtgtgcagattcacggcctcccgcttcgtacctcaatactcggcactggagatgttcaattgtagagatccagacgtatcttcctacatctcaggctgattccatgggttttcaggatggtcctATCCAGCTccactcaggggaccagctgaaaatggggacccctactcctccgccatctaaACTCCTCCCctccattttgtcttctatattgataattcctttctctgctttttccagcCCGCTGTTCATTGCAtgaagcctgtttccaatctcattttttgcatttttcatctctgattgattctcttttaactcttttatctctgtggtaagggtctccttaatgtcttctattcttttctcatgCCCAGAGAATATCCtaatgattgttgctttaaattctccatcaggcacggtaacttatatctgttttgcttagaacTTTGGCTGTGGCCTTGTTCTTTcacttgggataaattcctccatttGGCATTTTATCTAAGTCtatgccttcttctctgtgttagaaaagccagttatatCTCCTGTTCCTGAGAAtgatggctttatgaagaagattTCATGTAGAGTCCAGGGTCTGGTGCTTTAGTGATTGTCTCTGGTGCGTGCTGTGTGTACAATGCCATTGTGCTGTGCCTGCTGTAGCCTTCAAACCAGTCATTGTGGGCAGTGTTTCGTTCCTGGCCTTAATTCATTGAGTTTTTagtaggtgtgctctggtctgcttgtgaaatgagacctgtcaccactTCCACCAGTACTGAGGTCTTGCAGAACTCTCTGGTAAAGAGACATGGGATGGACAGTGGTTTTTGCTggccttctaggggaggggcccaCTGTACTGGGACTGAGGTAaacttgactgagaagggcaatCCTGCCAGAGCACAGGGATGTGGGGTTTGGTTTAAGCCAGTTAGGCATTCAGGGCACTGCCctgcttcccacaggtggctctgtgtttatgctgcaGGTTGGGAgaaggaaatggtgccagccagctccATTGTTCCTGGAGAGGCATCTTCCTAAACACtctgggaaaaaagcaaacaatcctcCCACTCCCATATGTCCCAAGCattcttcagatcactgttttcTATGTGGTCTGCCCCAGGGtgttttcctgtcttctctccagaaacaacacagtgtcctctgggctcaatctcagcCAAGCTTGCCGACCTTTAAAATTCCAGTCTTTAAGTCTTGCTGGTTGCAAGAGCTCTtgaaaatcagcccctctcattttccaaaccaatggctttggggaaatgttcttcTGTATTCccctgtctgtcttctctctctctctctctctctttctttctctctctctctctccctctccttctctcttctccatgaCCACAACTCCTTTCCCTCCACAGCACCCATGATCAATTTCTCCCCAAAACCAAATtgctgcacttcctaccttcttcagtatgaccttttctctccctttaacGGTGGAATtttttctgtcagtcttcaggtcaatttctggagTATTTAGGATGATCTAAcggttatctagttgtgttcctGGGACAAGCTCAGAGTCCTCCTATtctgctgccatcttccctcatccaatatttgtcttttaaaaggaaatgatgtgaaaggttttttgttttgttttattttgtttttgtttttgttttttaactgaaagTACCTACAAAGGAGACAGCCAAGGTAACCACTTCTCTAACTCATCCCTAAGTATTTGAAAGGTAAGCTACACtaatcaatacatattttaaatcataaaggAAAGGAGATAAGTGAAAACACGGAAgtggtgaaaaatgaaaagaaaccatgAAATAATGTGTGTATGTAAGATTGCTGTCTGatcatttagttaaaaatatcaGCAGCTTAAACTGTGTGAAGATAATTCCattctttaaaacaatgaatgggtcatcAGGTTGATGGTAATTTGACTGTCATATGCTCTCTTTGAAAAGAACATCTTTTCAGCAGTtcctttttatatacatatatatcatttcAAAATCCTTTCTATGCTTAAGGTGTACCATCAGTACCTATATCTAACTTATATTCTCTCCAAAAACACCTAagtgttaattttcttaatgctTCCTCCATATCTGTCTGccattgtataatttaaaaatacatgatggCAAAATGTTTTTGGAGGATCAAACCAAAATTGATAAAATAGAGTCTTACAAGTAAACATCACTAAGTTTATAAAGATGTCTCTCCAAGAAAAGTGAGGGGAACATAATACCCTCTTGGATTATGGATGTAAACAAGAGAAGGTATTGTGATGGTGGTTGGATTAGTGCTGTTCCCATTTGAAAGAGTGAAATGTGCTcaagaaaacagaagggggaggcaTTCTCAATGTGTTAAATAATACACATTGAGAAAAGTGCTATCTGTCTTTACAATCTGGCTGAGTGTTATAAAAGGAAGATAATCATATTAAAGCACCACCGTTTACCATTGTTCATCTTATCATCTTTTTCTCCACaatattaatcattttataaattgaagtCTGCAGGACAATGGAGGAAAGCATCAACAGTTCTGAAAAGGGATTTTTTCTCCTGGGATTTGCAGATGATCCCCAACTAGAAAGGATCCTTTTTgtcataattttgcttttctacATCTTAAACATCCTGGGGAACACTGCCATCATTTTGGTGTCTTGTTTAGCCCCCAAACTCCACGCtccaatgtattttttcctcAGCAATCTCTCTTGTGTGGACATCTGCTTTACCACGAGTGTTGCCCCACAGTTGCTGGTTACcatgaataagaaagagaaaaacatgagctACAGTGGATGTGTGGCCCAGCTCTATGTGGCCATGGGGCTGGGCTCCTCTGAGTGTATTCTCCTGGCAGTCATGGCTTATGACCGATATGCTGCTGTCTGCCAGCCTCTGCAATACACAACTATAATGCATCCTCAGCTCTGTGCATTCCTGGCTGGCATAGCATGGCTCAGTGGACTCATTACCTCCTTAATTCAGTGCTCCCTTACTGTGCAGCTGCCCCTTTGTGGTCATCGCAAACTGGACCACATTTTCTGTGAGGTTCCTGTGCTCATTAAACTGGCCTGTGTGGACACAACTTTCAATGAAGTAGAACTCTTTGTGGCTAGTGTGATTTTTCTAATTGTTCCTGTGTCACTCATCTTAATCTCCTATGGCTTTATAACAAAAGCTGTGCTGAGGATAAAATCAGCAGCAGGGTGCTGGAAGGCCTTTGGGACTTGTTCTTCCCACCTGATTGTGGTCATTATTTTCTATGGAAGCATCATCTTTATGTACCTTCAACCAGCCAAAAGTAGCTCAAAAAACCAGGGAaaatttgtctctcttttctacACCATAGTCACCCCGGTTTTAAACCCCATCATTtatactctgagaaacaaagatgtGAAAGGGGCCTTGAGAACACTGGTAATGAGAAATGTTCttgtttcagaaaatatatgACTTGCGGGTATAACGTTAGTGGGCTATTTGTAGCTCATAGATTATTTGTTCTCTGTTCTGGGTTGTTTTTAAACAATGACATAAGGAATAGTAAAAACCACAGAGTTCTGTAAGAAGCTAACATACTCCAGTCACAATTTTTCACTCTTCCCAAACATCTTTTGTATGAATCCAAGACCTTATGTTCTATCTGCTTTGCTCTTCTTCCACATGCCATCAACTTTCATGCACAAATTTTTTCACTCTGGAATCCATATTTAGCTTGTAAACTTCTACTTAGTCCTAAAATCTCAACTGAAATGTTACCTGAAGGTTCCCCAACTTTCTTGAAATATCATTCATCTCATCTCTGTGAAAAAATTGTGTCATAATATATGCTTCCATGAAACATGAAATGTACTTTATTTCTACAATTCACAtacactgtatatatatacatacagacataatatgtatattatatatcatgtgtatacacatatatttccaggtttataacatattatatgtatatacatgacatgatatgtaacatatatattaggtacatatatatgtataatatataatatataaccaTTTCCCCATTAGTTTAAACCAGGGAATGGACAGGTTTCACTATTTTGgcttatttatattataaaaatcataaaactaattCAGAATTGTGATACACTGATTATATTTGTAATGTAAATTAtgactttattattaaaaaatgaaatgagtaaGCTTTTACTAAGTTGATCAATTCACATATTATTTATTCCCCTTCTCTTAAAGGATTTAGAAATTGagtgaaagtgaaagaaaagtggGTGTCATTCATTCCGTCTCTCTGTCCAAAGAGAGTGAAATTTGTCAATTTCAAGTATTTTAACAGAATTGTGCAGCTATTGAAAAACTGATTTAATCTACAAATTtactttactttcatttttattatgacaCAACAAGGCAAAAGAAGGATGAAAacatcaatgaaaatgaaaatatcaatgaaaataataagtataattCATACAGAATCTCTGTGGGCTTTCATATTATTTAAACTTATGGGAATGAGCCATAAACTTATGGGCTtcagagaggggggtgggggattgagataagccagtggtgggtattaaggagggcacatattgcatggagcactgggtgatatatgcaaataatgaatcatggaacactacatcaaaaactaagggtgtactgtatggtgacataacatgacataataaaaattaataaaaaaaacttatgatgacaaaaaagaaaactgagagtcacttaaaattcatctttgtatcaaAATGTCACTGTCAATCTACAAGAGCCGAAGAGAAAATTTAGACCTGACTCTACTTCCAAAGACAAGTTTGAAGACAAAAAGCCTGCacacataagaaagaaaatcaggaaaattttCTCAATAAATCAGTGATGCCTCTCCAAAGATACCTTCTGTAATTTATACCCCTTAAACATCTTGATAACAACTGAAATAATGACTATTTAgtttatgagaaagaaaaggcataaaaGATTAGTTGAATTTGCCTTCTagaattttcaaatatgaatAACATATTCACTAATGGGAGGAAGAGTTGGGAACCTGGTGGGACATGTTAAAGAACACAAGCTTTCATTTATAACATGCAAGATGAGAAGTTATATAAATAACCTCATTTTTATAGAAGGATTACTTTTTTATACCAAGAAAAGCCTgtcaagaaacacacacacacacacacacacacacacacacacatcagaataaaaatctatttaaataaaattaggcaTCCATGACACAAAAAAGATtacatttaatgaaaacaaactgcaaaaatgaaaagaaaaacagatatgaAGTAAAGAACATAACACAAGActcctgggtgattcagttggttaaacatctcacttgatctcagctcagctcttgatctcagggttgtgagttcaagcattGCTTTGGGCTTCATGGTGGGTGTGGAttctacatattaaaaataataataataataaaacaaaatttacaaagtactataaaaattcaaagacaaatttaaaacCTACATAAGggtaatataaaaaagaatttccattggaaaaaaattaaattactactATACACAACAAATTACTGTTAATgtagttaaggaaaaaaatgcagatataacaaaattaaaaaaaatatgttatactGTACAAAAAAGAGATAATAGGAAAATCCTGcaaaaataaaccaggaaataataTGAGGAACAACAAACTCACTGAAAGCAAgtttaataaaatgacaaaatggaaatgaaacacatttgaaaaaagcCAGTTACTATTTTTTGTGTAATGCCAAGTTTTTCTATGATGatagatttatatttctttcttttttttaaagattttatttatttaatcgacagagatagagacagccagcgagagagggaacacaagcagggggagtgggagaggaagaagcaggctcatagcggaggagcctgatgtggggctcgatcccagaacgccgggatcacgccctgagccgaaggcagacgcttaaccgctgtgccacccaggcgNgagggaacacaagcagggggagtgggagaggaagaagcaggctcatagcggaggagcctgatgtggggctcgatcccacaacgccggatcacgcactgagccaa
The Ailuropoda melanoleuca isolate Jingjing chromosome 3, ASM200744v2, whole genome shotgun sequence DNA segment above includes these coding regions:
- the LOC109488669 gene encoding olfactory receptor 2G6 gives rise to the protein MEESINSSEKGFFLLGFADDPQLERILFVIILLFYILNILGNTAIILVSCLAPKLHAPMYFFLSNLSCVDICFTTSVAPQLLVTMNKKEKNMSYSGCVAQLYVAMGLGSSECILLAVMAYDRYAAVCQPLQYTTIMHPQLCAFLAGIAWLSGLITSLIQCSLTVQLPLCGHRKLDHIFCEVPVLIKLACVDTTFNEVELFVASVIFLIVPVSLILISYGFITKAVLRIKSAAGCWKAFGTCSSHLIVVIIFYGSIIFMYLQPAKSSSKNQGKFVSLFYTIVTPVLNPIIYTLRNKDVKGALRTLVMRNVLVSENI